One genomic region from Dermacentor variabilis isolate Ectoservices chromosome 6, ASM5094787v1, whole genome shotgun sequence encodes:
- the LOC142584809 gene encoding uncharacterized protein LOC142584809, translating to MLGKLLKEVKGIRAQVDGLEKSIQRIEQAITENKQPCAQPVSSAILELLPLATHQRLEELEWQLHDEKNRTDLMAHLSRIGGTSVQDSVRKIMRRCMCDTLAQDFSLTGRKGKRPFIGLYLLQVLTETLKSNFAQATESQIHLSIAEWLRYAPSRQKKRDAASPLMS from the exons ATGCTTGGAAAGTTGCTCAAGGAGGTGAAGGGAATAAGAGCTCAGGTAGATGGCCTGGAAAAATCCATCCAAAGGATAGAGCAAGCCATCACAGAAAATAAACAACCGTGTGCACAACCTgtcagcagtgccattcttgaactgCTTCCCCTGGCAACTCATCAGAGGCTGGAAGAATTGGAGTGGCAGCTTCATGATGAAAAAAACAGGACAGACCTC atggcCCATTTATCGCGAATCGGTGGCACATCAGTGCAAGATTCTGTACGCAAAATTATGCGGAGATGCATGTGTGACACGTTGGCCCAGGACTTTTCTCTGACTGGGAGAAAAGGAAAAAGGCCATTTATTGGGCTATACCTGCTCCAAGTCCTCACAG AAACGCTGAAAAGCAATTTCGCACAGGCCACGGAGTCACAAATACATCTTTCGATTGCCGAATGGCTCCGTTATGCACCATCAAGACAGAAGAAACG ggATGCAGCTTCGCCTTTGATGTCATGA